Proteins encoded by one window of Cylindrospermum stagnale PCC 7417:
- a CDS encoding class I SAM-dependent methyltransferase: MTAAVKTSPDLVSRLVNGILAIKPLASLAKHQARQMMIKRAERIGVPWIQEVEKLQARDWKPDLAKVQNPQITYPEYYLRTFHAYDDGNLGWKAALELEVAACTVHAGIWPDAGAQGDRQLRQSYHDILKEQIPHQPQHILDLACGVGLSTFALQAVYPDANITGLDLSPYFLAVADYRSQQRQAKINWVHAAAESTGLPDASFNLVSIFLMCHELPQSATRQIFAEARRLLRPGGYLAIMDMNPKSEIYKKMPPYILTLLKSTEPYLDEYFTLDIEQVLVEAGFQTPNITRNSPRHRTVIAQVSG, encoded by the coding sequence ATGACTGCTGCTGTAAAAACTTCTCCTGACTTAGTCTCCCGTTTAGTGAACGGTATCCTGGCAATTAAGCCTCTAGCCAGCCTCGCCAAGCACCAAGCCAGACAAATGATGATTAAACGCGCTGAAAGAATTGGTGTACCTTGGATACAAGAAGTAGAGAAGCTACAGGCGCGTGATTGGAAACCTGACCTAGCTAAAGTACAAAATCCTCAGATAACCTACCCAGAATACTATCTGCGAACATTTCACGCCTACGACGACGGCAATCTCGGCTGGAAAGCGGCTTTAGAATTAGAAGTTGCTGCTTGTACAGTCCATGCCGGAATTTGGCCCGATGCTGGGGCGCAAGGCGATCGCCAACTGCGTCAAAGTTACCATGATATCCTCAAAGAGCAAATTCCCCATCAACCGCAACACATCCTAGACTTAGCTTGCGGTGTGGGCTTAAGTACCTTTGCTCTACAAGCAGTTTATCCCGACGCCAACATTACAGGCTTAGACTTATCTCCCTATTTCTTAGCCGTTGCCGATTATCGCTCACAGCAACGTCAGGCTAAAATCAACTGGGTTCATGCTGCTGCTGAATCTACTGGCTTACCAGATGCCTCGTTTAATTTAGTTTCTATTTTCCTGATGTGCCACGAATTGCCCCAGTCAGCAACTAGGCAGATTTTTGCTGAGGCGCGGCGTCTACTGCGTCCGGGTGGATACTTGGCAATCATGGACATGAATCCCAAATCGGAGATTTACAAGAAAATGCCCCCTTACATTTTGACTCTGCTTAAAAGCACTGAACCTTATTTAGATGAATATTTCACCTTAGACATTGAGCAAGTCCTAGTTGAGGCGGGTTTCCAAACTCCGAATATCACTCGCAACAGTCCCCGTCACCGTACTGTAATTGCTCAGGTGAGTGGCTGA
- a CDS encoding M1 family metallopeptidase, translated as MSQSYFDTENNGHKPFELPGAKPHYNPDRPGQVEHIFLDLSLDIPNQSYHGSCRIRLLPIRNGLERLILDAVNLNIQSVEVDEVQQKFDYDGEQLTIQLSQPTQIGKQLLIAIAYSVEKPQRGLYFIQPDKHYPNKPTQVWTQGEDEDSRFWFPCFDYPGQLSTSEIRVSVPKPLVAISNGELIDTAEDGDRQIYHWLQQQIHPTYLMTLAVGDFAEIRDEWLGLPVTYYVEKGREKDAKRSMGKTPRMIEFLSQKYGYAYPYPKYAQVCVNDFIFGGMENTSTTLLSDRCLLDERAILDNRSTESLVVHELAHQWFGDLVVIKHWSHAWIKEGMASYSEVMWTEQEYGAQEAAYYRLLEARSYINEDSNRYRRPMVTHIYREAIELYDRHIYEKGSCVYHMIRAELGDELFWPAIHTFVQDNAHKTVETVDLLRAIEKATGRNLTFLFDQYVYRGGHPDFQVAYSWDGDANLAKVTVTQTQASAEKNGNKDLFDLKIPIGFGYQPQNSKSELSTFSVRVNEREQSFYFPLAEKPDFISFDVGNNYLKTVTLEYPLPELKAQLEFDPNPISRIYAAVALGKKGGLEATKALAAALQNDPFWGVRVEVAKQLAEIKLDQAFDSLIPGLKDENALVRRSVVEVLAQIKTHESYKAVKNFVQDGDPSYYVEAAACRAIGAIASANLEEKPKEEKVLKLLKTVLEERAGWNEVVRSGSIGGLAELKTSEAALNLLLEYTKLGVPQILRLAAIRALGKISVGQLPVNLERILERLTELAKETFFLTQIAVVTALGQMETPKAVGILQSLAAQTPDGRVRRYAEEETTKVQKNIGPEKTLRQLREELDQLKQQNQGLKSRLENLEAKSK; from the coding sequence ATGTCGCAGTCTTATTTTGATACAGAGAATAACGGCCACAAACCTTTTGAGTTACCAGGGGCAAAACCACACTACAACCCTGATCGCCCCGGACAAGTAGAGCATATTTTTCTTGACCTCAGCTTAGATATTCCCAACCAAAGTTATCACGGCAGTTGCCGCATTCGTCTATTGCCTATTCGCAATGGTCTGGAACGGTTAATTTTGGATGCTGTTAACTTGAATATCCAGTCTGTGGAAGTGGACGAGGTGCAGCAGAAGTTTGACTATGACGGAGAACAGCTAACCATCCAACTTTCGCAACCAACACAGATTGGTAAACAGTTGTTAATAGCGATCGCTTATTCAGTAGAAAAACCGCAACGCGGTCTTTACTTTATTCAACCTGACAAACACTACCCCAACAAGCCCACCCAAGTCTGGACTCAAGGAGAAGACGAAGACTCTCGCTTCTGGTTCCCCTGCTTTGACTACCCAGGACAATTGTCTACTTCCGAAATTCGCGTTAGTGTCCCCAAACCCTTGGTGGCTATTTCTAACGGCGAACTGATTGACACAGCAGAAGATGGCGATCGCCAAATTTACCATTGGTTACAGCAGCAAATTCATCCTACCTACTTGATGACTCTGGCGGTAGGAGACTTTGCCGAAATTCGGGATGAGTGGCTTGGGTTACCCGTTACCTACTACGTAGAAAAAGGACGGGAAAAAGATGCCAAGCGCAGCATGGGCAAAACTCCGAGGATGATCGAATTTCTGAGTCAAAAGTATGGTTATGCCTACCCTTACCCCAAGTACGCCCAAGTTTGCGTCAACGACTTCATCTTTGGGGGTATGGAAAACACCTCCACCACCCTGTTAAGCGATCGCTGTTTACTTGACGAACGAGCAATATTAGATAACCGCAGCACCGAAAGTTTAGTTGTTCACGAACTAGCGCATCAGTGGTTTGGCGATTTAGTCGTAATTAAGCATTGGTCTCATGCTTGGATTAAAGAAGGCATGGCTTCTTACTCTGAAGTAATGTGGACAGAACAGGAATATGGGGCACAGGAAGCCGCTTACTATCGGTTATTAGAAGCCCGGAGTTACATTAACGAAGATAGTAACCGCTACCGCCGACCGATGGTAACTCATATTTACCGAGAAGCCATCGAACTTTACGATCGCCACATCTACGAAAAAGGATCTTGTGTTTATCACATGATTCGGGCAGAATTAGGAGACGAATTATTTTGGCCAGCAATCCACACATTTGTCCAAGATAACGCCCACAAAACCGTCGAAACAGTAGACCTACTCCGGGCGATTGAAAAAGCAACTGGGCGTAATCTCACCTTCCTCTTCGACCAATATGTTTATCGTGGCGGCCATCCCGATTTTCAAGTGGCTTACTCTTGGGATGGGGATGCTAATTTAGCGAAAGTGACAGTAACTCAAACCCAAGCAAGTGCTGAAAAAAATGGTAATAAGGATTTATTCGACCTGAAAATTCCTATCGGTTTTGGTTATCAGCCACAGAATTCAAAGTCTGAACTCAGCACTTTTAGTGTGCGGGTGAATGAACGCGAACAAAGCTTCTACTTCCCCCTAGCAGAAAAGCCTGATTTCATCAGCTTTGATGTTGGGAATAATTACCTAAAAACTGTCACCTTAGAATACCCATTACCGGAATTAAAAGCACAGTTAGAATTTGACCCTAATCCGATTTCTCGCATCTATGCAGCAGTAGCTTTAGGGAAAAAAGGCGGCTTAGAAGCAACTAAAGCACTAGCAGCGGCATTACAAAATGATCCATTCTGGGGTGTGCGCGTGGAAGTAGCAAAACAATTGGCAGAAATCAAATTAGATCAAGCCTTTGATAGCCTAATTCCTGGGTTAAAAGACGAAAATGCACTTGTGCGGCGATCTGTGGTGGAAGTACTCGCGCAAATCAAAACCCATGAAAGCTATAAAGCCGTGAAAAACTTCGTCCAAGATGGTGATCCCAGCTATTATGTAGAAGCTGCTGCTTGTCGGGCAATTGGGGCGATCGCATCTGCTAACTTAGAAGAAAAACCCAAGGAAGAAAAAGTCCTCAAGTTGCTAAAAACCGTTTTAGAAGAAAGGGCGGGTTGGAATGAAGTAGTACGCAGTGGGTCCATTGGCGGTTTAGCTGAACTTAAAACCTCAGAAGCAGCTTTAAATCTGTTACTTGAATATACCAAACTCGGCGTTCCGCAAATATTACGTTTAGCGGCAATTCGCGCTTTAGGCAAAATTTCTGTTGGGCAACTTCCGGTAAATTTAGAACGGATTTTAGAACGATTAACAGAATTAGCCAAAGAAACCTTCTTTTTAACCCAAATAGCAGTGGTGACAGCATTAGGACAAATGGAAACCCCCAAAGCGGTGGGGATTTTGCAATCTTTAGCTGCTCAAACACCAGATGGGCGTGTGCGTCGCTATGCTGAAGAAGAAACTACCAAAGTGCAAAAGAATATTGGCCCAGAAAAAACTCTCCGTCAGTTGCGTGAAGAACTCGACCAACTAAAACAACAAAATCAGGGACTAAAAAGCCGCTTAGAAAATTTGGAGGCAAAATCAAAGTAG
- a CDS encoding PEP-CTERM sorting domain-containing protein, whose protein sequence is MFTNIKHSFFTVGTGSLLSLGTLTIANPSYAVTLDLTTWNKIGDATLNSPTQATINSGTEPTVNTGGGSGSLEEFLSIPNNAIVDAIPNAVFGSAIQKTYAVNSGDVFSFNYTFSPSDSDVAFVTINNIITTLTASSPFSYSFTNAGNYNIGIGVVDVNDSIGPSTLTVTNADLQSVPEPTTMLGLLTGLGFGAAMKRRFRK, encoded by the coding sequence ATGTTTACTAACATCAAACACTCATTTTTTACCGTCGGTACTGGCAGTTTATTAAGTCTCGGTACTTTGACTATTGCTAACCCAAGCTACGCCGTCACTCTTGACCTAACTACTTGGAACAAAATTGGTGATGCCACTCTTAATTCTCCAACTCAAGCAACTATCAATTCAGGTACTGAACCTACCGTGAATACTGGTGGTGGTTCAGGTTCTCTCGAAGAGTTTTTAAGTATTCCGAATAATGCGATAGTTGACGCAATCCCAAATGCAGTTTTTGGTTCTGCCATCCAGAAAACCTATGCTGTAAACAGTGGTGATGTTTTCAGTTTCAACTATACTTTTTCGCCCTCTGACTCTGATGTTGCTTTTGTGACGATTAACAACATCATCACTACTTTAACAGCAAGCTCTCCTTTCAGCTACAGCTTCACTAATGCGGGTAATTACAATATCGGCATTGGTGTTGTTGATGTGAATGATTCTATTGGCCCATCAACCTTGACAGTAACGAACGCCGATCTCCAATCAGTTCCCGAACCCACAACTATGCTGGGTTTACTTACGGGGCTGGGGTTTGGCGCAGCTATGAAGCGGCGCTTCCGTAAATAA
- a CDS encoding 6-carboxytetrahydropterin synthase, translated as MQCIVNRRAQFSASHRYWLPELTEAENIEKFGACSRFPGHGHNYVLFISLAGELDKYGMVLNLSDVKQVIKREVTSQLDFSYLNDVWADFQETLPTTENIARVVWQRLAPHLPLVRVQLFEHPELWADYMGNGMEAYLSISTHFSAAHRLAHPDLSLEENTEIYGKCARVNGHGHNYHLEVTVKGEIDPRTGMIADLGALHQAIADYVVEPFDHTFLNKDIAFFAEVVPTAENIALYISNVLRSPIQELGAKLYKVKLIESPNNSCEIYTTESELNSASTVKTAPVLARV; from the coding sequence ATGCAATGCATTGTAAATCGCCGTGCTCAGTTTTCGGCAAGTCATCGGTATTGGTTGCCAGAACTAACTGAAGCCGAGAATATTGAAAAATTTGGTGCTTGCTCTAGATTTCCTGGACACGGACACAACTATGTCTTATTTATTTCCCTGGCTGGGGAATTGGATAAATATGGCATGGTGCTGAATTTGTCTGATGTGAAACAGGTAATTAAGCGGGAAGTTACCAGCCAATTGGACTTTTCTTATCTCAATGATGTGTGGGCAGATTTTCAAGAAACTCTGCCCACTACTGAGAATATTGCACGGGTGGTTTGGCAGCGGCTAGCACCCCACTTGCCTTTAGTCCGTGTGCAGTTGTTTGAACATCCTGAACTTTGGGCTGATTATATGGGAAACGGAATGGAAGCTTACCTCAGTATTAGTACGCACTTTAGTGCCGCCCATCGGCTGGCTCATCCTGACCTCAGTCTTGAGGAAAATACAGAGATTTATGGTAAGTGTGCCCGTGTTAATGGACATGGACATAATTACCATTTAGAGGTGACTGTGAAAGGGGAAATTGACCCGCGCACGGGGATGATTGCTGATTTAGGTGCTTTGCATCAGGCGATCGCAGATTATGTGGTAGAACCATTTGATCACACCTTTCTCAACAAGGATATCGCGTTCTTTGCTGAAGTTGTGCCGACGGCGGAGAATATCGCACTTTATATTAGTAATGTATTGCGATCGCCGATTCAGGAATTGGGAGCCAAGCTTTACAAAGTTAAACTGATCGAAAGTCCGAATAATTCCTGCGAAATTTACACCACTGAGTCTGAATTAAACTCAGCTAGTACTGTAAAAACAGCGCCTGTTTTGGCGAGAGTTTAG
- a CDS encoding J domain-containing protein produces MVDSNHYKTLKVDPNASLAEIKQAYRRLVKLFHPDSQQETADHEQIIRINAAYEVLGDTQSRLNYDQKLQNSSQKLNSPRQPRTASAQKRHQTTRPTGRDADELVEEWLRLVYKPVNRLLCGILSSLEEQIEELAADPFDDELLDEFQDYLESCRDDLKEAQIKFRSLPNPPSLAATAAHLYYCLSQVGDGIEELAYFPLSYDERYLHTGQELFRIATRLYQEAQVSVSK; encoded by the coding sequence ATGGTCGATTCTAACCACTATAAAACCCTAAAAGTTGATCCTAATGCCAGCCTGGCGGAGATTAAGCAAGCTTATCGCCGCTTGGTAAAATTATTTCATCCTGACAGTCAACAGGAAACGGCGGATCACGAGCAGATTATTCGCATCAATGCAGCTTATGAGGTCTTGGGAGATACACAAAGCCGCTTAAATTATGACCAAAAGCTGCAAAATAGCTCCCAAAAATTAAATAGCCCTCGCCAGCCGCGTACAGCATCCGCCCAAAAACGTCACCAGACAACAAGGCCAACCGGAAGGGATGCTGATGAACTGGTTGAAGAATGGCTGCGCTTAGTTTATAAACCAGTTAATCGCTTGCTTTGTGGCATTCTCAGTTCTCTAGAGGAACAAATTGAGGAATTAGCCGCTGATCCTTTTGATGATGAATTGTTAGACGAATTTCAGGATTATTTAGAATCCTGTCGAGATGATCTTAAAGAAGCGCAAATTAAGTTTCGTTCTTTGCCGAATCCTCCTAGTTTGGCAGCTACTGCTGCTCATCTCTATTACTGTCTGAGTCAAGTTGGAGATGGAATTGAGGAGTTGGCTTACTTTCCGTTGAGCTATGATGAGCGTTATTTACACACTGGTCAAGAACTATTCCGTATAGCTACCAGGTTGTACCAAGAAGCACAAGTTTCGGTTAGTAAATAA
- a CDS encoding SMEK domain-containing protein: MITRGYFIGEIIDELANIANQVDNRCKLGLIDLNKYLEDFFKEILNKILDISLENLNNERSNAPGLDLGDSLKGKAFQITSEKTSDKINHTLKTIVDNNIDQYKDIYVLIIGYKQKKYTPNQ, translated from the coding sequence GTGATTACTAGAGGTTATTTTATAGGTGAAATAATAGACGAATTAGCAAACATTGCTAATCAAGTAGACAACAGATGTAAACTCGGATTAATAGACTTAAATAAATATCTTGAAGACTTCTTTAAAGAAATCTTGAATAAAATACTCGATATAAGCTTGGAAAATCTCAATAATGAAAGAAGCAATGCACCAGGATTAGATTTAGGTGATTCTTTAAAAGGGAAAGCATTTCAAATTACCTCAGAAAAAACATCGGATAAAATTAATCATACTCTGAAGACTATTGTAGACAATAACATAGATCAATACAAGGATATTTATGTTCTAATAATTGGCTACAAGCAAAAAAAATATACCCCAAATCAATAA
- a CDS encoding DUF3352 domain-containing protein produces MPETKSKFLIPAVGAALVVAGSVAAYIYLKGGPSGDSSSALSSAKVVPSTALIATYITTDSQPWAKLQQFGTPEAQQLVAKGLQDFDKNLLKDSQISYEKDIKPWVGGVMIAVLPANPTQPAQLKTPADQPNAPIKVQQEPNILLVVGIKDKLGALNFGNKLKGQKGVKTQESDYKGQKVVETTGKGKPTYTVVLDNSHLVLAPSKQAVYQAVDTFKGEASFASIEGASSILSKGVDVKNTIAQIYIPDYGNMVKQLASLNPQASPLPPQTLTQLKQVKSMVAGIGVDDAGLRLKAIANLDPQLNKFQYQTTPAKIVGQFPTETIALISGQGISRTWQTITEQSKDYPEFKQGIEQLRTPLKSVNIDLDKDIFSWMNGEFAFGAVQSSQGVLANVGFGGALVFDTSDRKTAEATFTKLDDLAKKQSLSITQRTIGGKNITEWQIPQQGALLAHGWLDQDTVFLALGGPLAEALADRKSQSLDNSDNFKTVTGSLQQPNGGYFYLDMEKAVTLINRFAAQTQPIAPQTSVILGSIRGFGVTAVSPDKSTTQVEMLLALKPSTAK; encoded by the coding sequence ATGCCTGAAACTAAATCAAAGTTTTTAATTCCTGCTGTTGGCGCTGCTCTAGTTGTGGCAGGAAGTGTAGCTGCCTATATATATTTGAAAGGGGGGCCATCTGGAGATAGTTCCAGTGCTCTGAGCAGTGCTAAAGTAGTACCTTCCACAGCATTGATCGCCACTTACATTACTACTGACTCGCAACCCTGGGCGAAGTTACAGCAGTTTGGCACTCCAGAAGCGCAACAGTTAGTGGCAAAAGGTCTACAAGACTTCGATAAAAACCTATTGAAAGACAGTCAAATATCTTACGAAAAAGACATAAAACCTTGGGTTGGTGGGGTAATGATTGCTGTGTTGCCAGCAAATCCAACTCAACCCGCACAGTTGAAGACGCCTGCTGATCAACCAAATGCACCCATTAAGGTACAGCAGGAACCGAATATCTTGTTGGTAGTGGGAATTAAGGACAAACTCGGCGCGTTAAATTTTGGTAACAAATTAAAGGGACAAAAAGGCGTTAAAACCCAAGAGTCCGACTACAAAGGTCAAAAAGTTGTCGAAACTACAGGCAAGGGCAAACCAACATATACCGTAGTTTTGGATAATAGCCATTTGGTATTAGCTCCGTCCAAGCAAGCTGTTTATCAGGCAGTTGACACCTTTAAAGGGGAAGCTTCTTTTGCCAGCATTGAAGGTGCAAGCAGTATTCTCAGCAAAGGCGTGGACGTCAAAAATACGATCGCTCAAATCTACATACCTGACTATGGGAACATGGTCAAGCAATTGGCATCCCTGAATCCCCAGGCGTCGCCGTTACCCCCGCAAACCCTGACGCAACTGAAGCAGGTGAAATCGATGGTGGCGGGTATTGGTGTTGATGATGCCGGACTACGATTAAAAGCGATCGCCAATTTAGATCCGCAACTGAACAAATTTCAGTATCAAACCACTCCCGCTAAAATAGTCGGGCAGTTTCCCACTGAGACGATTGCTCTCATTAGCGGACAGGGTATCAGCCGTACCTGGCAAACCATCACAGAGCAGTCAAAAGATTATCCTGAATTTAAGCAGGGCATTGAACAGCTTCGCACACCACTAAAATCAGTCAATATTGACTTAGATAAAGATATTTTTAGCTGGATGAATGGAGAATTTGCCTTTGGTGCTGTGCAATCTAGTCAGGGTGTGTTGGCAAATGTTGGTTTTGGGGGAGCTTTAGTATTTGACACAAGCGATCGCAAAACAGCAGAAGCCACCTTCACTAAACTAGATGACCTAGCCAAAAAGCAATCCCTGAGCATCACCCAAAGAACTATTGGCGGTAAAAACATTACTGAATGGCAAATCCCCCAACAAGGAGCTTTATTAGCACATGGTTGGCTAGATCAAGATACCGTCTTTCTCGCCCTTGGTGGCCCCCTTGCTGAAGCTCTAGCAGACCGCAAGAGTCAATCTCTTGATAATAGCGACAACTTCAAAACCGTCACTGGTTCATTGCAACAGCCCAATGGAGGCTACTTCTACCTTGATATGGAGAAAGCCGTCACCTTGATTAATCGTTTTGCCGCGCAAACTCAACCCATAGCGCCACAAACCAGTGTGATCTTGGGTTCTATCCGGGGTTTTGGTGTTACCGCTGTTAGCCCCGATAAATCCACCACTCAAGTTGAGATGTTGCTAGCTCTCAAACCAAGTACCGCTAAGTAG
- the cysK gene encoding cysteine synthase A: MRIARNITELVGRTPLVQLNRIPQESGCVAQIVVKLESMNPSASVKDRIGVSMINAAEKEGLIAPGKTLLVEPTSGNTGIALAMAAAAKGYRLILTMPETMSGERRAMLRGYGAELELTPGIEGMSGSIRRAQEIVETTPNAYMLQQFRNPANAKVHQETTAAEIWEDTDGQVDIIVAGVGTGGTITGVSEILKTRKPSFQAIAVEPANSPVLSGGRPGPHKIQGIGAGFIPQVLQLKLIDEVITVTDEEAIDYGRRLAREEGLLSGISSGAALCAAIRVAQRQENEGRLIVMIQPSFGERYLSTPLFQDLEAKVAASISSQ, encoded by the coding sequence ATGCGGATTGCTCGTAACATTACAGAACTGGTTGGTCGTACACCCCTAGTGCAACTGAACCGTATCCCCCAAGAGTCAGGGTGTGTTGCTCAGATTGTGGTGAAACTGGAAAGCATGAACCCATCTGCATCAGTCAAAGACCGAATTGGGGTGAGTATGATTAATGCTGCCGAGAAGGAAGGGCTGATTGCTCCTGGCAAGACATTATTGGTTGAGCCTACGTCGGGAAATACAGGAATTGCCCTAGCAATGGCAGCAGCAGCTAAGGGTTATCGGTTAATTTTAACGATGCCGGAAACCATGAGTGGGGAGCGACGGGCAATGTTACGGGGCTATGGAGCTGAACTGGAACTAACACCAGGAATTGAGGGCATGAGTGGGTCAATTAGACGGGCGCAAGAGATAGTAGAAACGACGCCAAATGCCTATATGTTACAACAGTTCCGCAATCCGGCGAATGCGAAAGTACATCAAGAAACGACAGCAGCGGAAATCTGGGAAGACACTGATGGACAGGTTGATATCATTGTGGCGGGGGTGGGAACAGGTGGTACGATTACTGGTGTATCGGAGATTCTGAAAACACGCAAGCCGAGCTTTCAGGCGATCGCAGTTGAACCTGCCAATAGTCCAGTGTTATCTGGGGGTAGACCAGGGCCACACAAAATCCAGGGAATTGGTGCTGGGTTTATTCCCCAAGTGCTACAACTAAAATTGATTGATGAAGTGATTACCGTCACTGATGAAGAAGCGATTGACTACGGTCGGCGTTTGGCAAGAGAAGAAGGGCTACTATCTGGTATTTCTAGTGGAGCAGCTTTATGTGCGGCAATTCGTGTCGCTCAACGTCAAGAAAATGAGGGCCGCTTAATTGTAATGATTCAGCCCAGTTTTGGCGAAAGATATTTGAGTACACCGTTGTTCCAAGATTTAGAGGCAAAGGTAGCAGCTAGTATTAGCTCACAATAA
- a CDS encoding PrsW family intramembrane metalloprotease: MADFSLLLWAVIPPLLFLLLYYRRIPAAPPLSHLLLFFIFGAISGFLALRLEEWVAHWQQIPHSFLGKALRQLLEVGPIEEGCKLAAVVAPTYHLQRRYRLRATTVFLFTIAVSLGFTAEENWIYLFHGTASAVERSIGTPVHAMFSAPWGYAWGIYISSSMRLNRDRNLIFRAGLNSVICHALANILSSAWGYPPPLRFLSSGLFPFLVWMFWRLEQLLRRVQGKRPIPLISGYTLQRRYWQRGLVLFTLILSGNALFGLFILIRKLLPLRPVQLLYPDISMFILRQLLLNLSFGVLAWIIYRYLRHSARRRYF; this comes from the coding sequence GTGGCTGATTTCTCTCTACTGCTATGGGCAGTCATCCCACCGCTGCTGTTTCTGTTGCTCTACTACCGTCGTATCCCTGCTGCCCCACCGCTGTCACATCTTCTATTGTTTTTTATCTTCGGGGCAATCTCTGGTTTCCTAGCCCTCCGACTAGAAGAATGGGTTGCACATTGGCAACAGATACCGCACTCATTCCTAGGTAAGGCTCTACGGCAGCTGCTGGAAGTAGGTCCAATTGAAGAAGGCTGCAAGTTAGCAGCAGTTGTGGCGCCAACCTACCATCTGCAACGCAGGTATCGATTACGTGCTACTACCGTTTTCCTGTTCACGATCGCCGTTTCCCTGGGATTCACCGCCGAAGAAAACTGGATTTACCTTTTTCACGGTACAGCATCAGCTGTTGAACGTAGTATTGGCACACCAGTTCATGCGATGTTTTCTGCCCCCTGGGGTTATGCCTGGGGAATATACATTTCCTCCAGCATGCGGTTAAATCGAGACAGGAATTTGATTTTTAGGGCTGGGCTAAATTCTGTGATCTGTCATGCCCTAGCAAATATCCTATCTAGCGCTTGGGGTTATCCACCACCGCTACGTTTTCTCAGTTCTGGTTTATTTCCCTTCCTAGTATGGATGTTTTGGCGGCTAGAACAACTACTGCGGAGAGTACAAGGCAAACGCCCTATTCCCTTGATATCAGGTTATACACTTCAGCGGCGTTACTGGCAGCGGGGTTTGGTGCTGTTTACCCTCATACTCAGTGGTAATGCTCTTTTTGGTCTATTTATCTTAATCAGAAAACTGCTTCCCTTAAGACCAGTACAGCTTTTATATCCAGATATTTCAATGTTTATACTTAGGCAGTTGTTGCTAAACCTCAGTTTCGGAGTTTTAGCTTGGATAATTTATCGCTATCTGCGACACTCAGCCCGTCGTCGGTATTTTTAA
- a CDS encoding RrF2 family transcriptional regulator, which produces MELSCKSEYAILALLEMATHYSSGEPMQIRQIAAQQNIPDRYLEQLLATLRRGGIVKSQRGSKGGYLLTREPWKISILEILECLEGLDVRTYEEDINPKTVDSSVVEEIWLEASQAASSVLQKHSLQDLCEKRDSRRQLDIMYYI; this is translated from the coding sequence GTGGAACTATCTTGTAAATCTGAATACGCAATTCTTGCCTTATTAGAGATGGCAACTCATTACAGCAGTGGCGAACCGATGCAAATTCGACAAATTGCTGCACAACAAAACATTCCTGATCGCTATCTAGAACAGTTGCTGGCTACCTTGAGACGTGGGGGTATAGTCAAAAGTCAACGCGGTTCAAAAGGTGGCTATCTGTTGACGCGAGAACCTTGGAAAATCAGCATTTTAGAGATTTTGGAGTGCTTGGAAGGGTTAGACGTGCGAACCTATGAGGAAGACATCAATCCCAAAACCGTAGACAGTTCTGTTGTTGAGGAAATCTGGCTAGAAGCAAGTCAGGCAGCCAGTTCAGTCTTGCAAAAGCATTCGCTTCAGGATCTCTGTGAAAAAAGAGATTCACGGCGGCAGTTAGATATCATGTACTACATTTGA